Proteins encoded in a region of the Diospyros lotus cultivar Yz01 chromosome 9, ASM1463336v1, whole genome shotgun sequence genome:
- the LOC127809367 gene encoding uncharacterized protein At4g22758-like, with product MVLHKPNKKAINCPQRRILISVTVLGSAGPIRFVVNEDELVAAVIGTVLKNYAREGRLPVLGSDFNEFVLYCPSIPEMEALSPSETIGSFGARNFKLWKKPHVEKANAAAAAKDEEDDKRQPIDRKRNNNWSWKTLLLLMLERSCNPYTSEKVSCH from the coding sequence ATGGTGCTGCACAAGCCGAACAAGAAGGCCATCAACTGCCCTCAACGCCGCATCCTGATCAGCGTGACGGTGCTCGGCAGTGCCGGACCGATCCGTTTCGTCGTCAATGAGGACGAGCTCGTCGCCGCTGTCATCGGGACTGTCCTCAAGAATTACGCCCGCGAGGGGCGTTTGCCGGTTCTGGGATCCGATTTCAATGAGTTCGTACTATACTGCCCCAGTATTCCTGAAATGGAAGCTTTGAGCCCGTCGGAGACGATTGGATCGTTTGGCGCAAGGAATTTCAAGCTTTGGAAGAAGCCGCATGTGGAGAAAGCCaatgccgccgccgccgccaaggatgaagaagatgataagcGGCAGCCAATTGATCGGAAAAGGAATAATAATTGGAGTTGGAAGACATTACTATTGTTAATGTTAGAGAGAAGTTGTAATCCCTACACGTCAGAGAAGGTTTCTTGCCATTGA
- the LOC127809443 gene encoding uncharacterized protein LOC127809443 isoform X2, with product MSNSDVITNSLHNDLFSLLISDIKTYTGKDPLLPWLRGIRKMRDSLPSQFLKEKLPKFLQKCAQAFQNDRRYKNDLRYIRVWLQLMDFVDDPRVVLRTMEANCIGTKKSLFYQAYALYYEKVKKFEEADKMYHLGVQNLAEPIDELQKSYEQFLQRKERYKKKKIQHCERMAGKGLLSVGNLHPKYNDVKVNIKDTCESSEVRLAGACLAESLPATLLVYEDVQNKVVREESCHNEMPIGEPNCTRMAGTAIVGKSEAEDARHHGLVEPTINTKEALNAINSMFREPLEPRIVMNRKLPRTELKADQGLDKGFGVFIDENLNDAGFVNRNGEKGSELLNCNRVAITQPFQKPLQIYVDDDENNEVERSNGKHEHEHDPGRSKDEQLMVCDNIFSSLRVNNAFVFPSPVDTEDPIDVERESSAPQGRVTEDTVVCRFVGATISDEPQVENVCHHGLVDPTINLKEAMDDINSMFGKPIDFVRTRKRAKAKDKAKAKSNDGGFVVLADDDLDCHHQLATAKNGTDLEKRHDKDQISKNNHGGFMVLAAAAAADDDDDGVKTERDLFEPTICTKEAMDEINKMFGMPLDF from the exons ATGTCAAACAGTGACGTTATTACTAACTCACTTCACAATGATCTCTTCTCTTTGCTGATATCAGACATCAAGACCTACACAGGCAAAGACCCTCTCCTTCCATGGCTCAG AGGGATTCGGAAGATGAGGGACTCTCTCCCATCTCAATTTCTCAAAGAAAAGCTCCCTAAGTTCCTCCAGAAATGTGCTCAGGCATTCCAAAATGATAGGCGCTACAAGAATGATTTGCGCTACATTCGCGTTTGGTTGCAATTG ATGGATTTTGTGGATGATCCTAGAGTTGTATTAAGGACAATGGAAGCAAACTGCATAGGAACGAAGAAGTCACTGTTTTATCAGGCCTATGCTCTTTACTATGAGAAGGTAAAGAAGTTTGAGGAGGCTGATAAGATGTATCATTTAGGGGTACAGAA TCTTGCAGAGCCGATAGACGAATTACAAAAATCATATGAACAGTTTCTTCAACGCAAGGAGCgatacaagaaaaagaaaatccag CATTGTGAAAGGATGGCTGGAAAGGGGCTTCTCTCTGTTGGAAACCTCCATCCTAAGTATAATGATGTGAAAGTAAACATCAAAGATACCTGTGAAAGTAGCGAAGTTAGGCTGGCAGGGGCCTGCCTGGCGGAATCTTTACCTGCAACTCTACTTGTCTATGAAGATGTTCAGAACAAGGTCGTCAGGGAGGAGAGCTGTCATAATGAGATGCCAATTGGAGAACCAAACTGCACCAGGATGGCAG GTACTGCTATTGTGGGGAAGTCCGAAGCAGAAGATGCACGCCATCACGGTCTGGTGGAACCGACTATAAACACAAAAGAAGCGTTGAACGCCATTAATAGCATGTTTCGAGAACCTCTGGAGCCACGAATTGTGATGAATAGGAAATTACCCCGAACAGAACTCAAAGCTGATCAGGGATTGGACAAAGGGTTTGGCGTGTTCATTGATGAGAACTTAAATGATGCTGGATTTGTTAACCGCAATGGAGAGAAGGGTTCTGAGTTGCTGAATTGTAATCGAGTTGCAATTACCCAGCCTTTCCAAAAACCACTTCAGatatatgttgatgatgatgaaaacAACGAAGTGGAGAGAAGTAATGGCAAACACGAGCATGAACATGATCCGGGGAGAAGCAAGGATGAACAACTGATGGTAtgtgataatattttttcttctttgcgAGTTAATAATGCATTTGTGTTTCCAAGCCCAGTGGATACAGAAGATCCTATTGATGTGGAAAGAGAGAGTTCAGCTCCTCAAGGAAGAGTTACAGAAGATACGGTGGTCTGCAGGTTTGTAGGGGCTACAATTTCAGATGAACCACAAGTGGAAAATGTTTGCCATCATGGCCTAGTAGATCCCACAATTAACTTGAAGGAGGCAATGGATGATATAAATAGCATGTTTGGGAAGCCAATAGATTTTGTTAGGACCAGAAAGAGGGCGAAGGCCAAAgacaaagccaaagccaaatcCAACGATGGGGGATTTGTAGTACTTGCTGACGATGACTTGGATTGTCATCATCAGCTGGCAACAGCCAAAAATGGAACTGATTTGGAGAAAAGGCATGACAAAGATCAAATTAGCAAGAATAACCATGGTGGGTTTATGGtgcttgctgctgctgctgctgcggacgatgatgatgatggtgtcAAAACGGAACGTGATCTGTTTGAGCCAACCATCTGTACAAAGGAAGCCATGGACGAGATAAACAAGATGTTTGGGATGCCATTGGACTTCTGA
- the LOC127809443 gene encoding uncharacterized protein LOC127809443 isoform X1 translates to MSNSDVITNSLHNDLFSLLISDIKTYTGKDPLLPWLRGIRKMRDSLPSQFLKEKLPKFLQKCAQAFQNDRRYKNDLRYIRVWLQLMDFVDDPRVVLRTMEANCIGTKKSLFYQAYALYYEKVKKFEEADKMYHLGVQNLAEPIDELQKSYEQFLQRKERYKKKKIQHCERMAGKGLLSVGNLHPKYNDVKVNIKDTCESSEVRLAGACLAESLPATLLVYEDVQNKVVREESCHNEMPIGEPNCTRMAGNLRNFEVPRNSFSKNGVVGDTGSESNLSWQDNTRSESDEPNKFCSDDTVVVRFVGTAIVGKSEAEDARHHGLVEPTINTKEALNAINSMFREPLEPRIVMNRKLPRTELKADQGLDKGFGVFIDENLNDAGFVNRNGEKGSELLNCNRVAITQPFQKPLQIYVDDDENNEVERSNGKHEHEHDPGRSKDEQLMVCDNIFSSLRVNNAFVFPSPVDTEDPIDVERESSAPQGRVTEDTVVCRFVGATISDEPQVENVCHHGLVDPTINLKEAMDDINSMFGKPIDFVRTRKRAKAKDKAKAKSNDGGFVVLADDDLDCHHQLATAKNGTDLEKRHDKDQISKNNHGGFMVLAAAAAADDDDDGVKTERDLFEPTICTKEAMDEINKMFGMPLDF, encoded by the exons ATGTCAAACAGTGACGTTATTACTAACTCACTTCACAATGATCTCTTCTCTTTGCTGATATCAGACATCAAGACCTACACAGGCAAAGACCCTCTCCTTCCATGGCTCAG AGGGATTCGGAAGATGAGGGACTCTCTCCCATCTCAATTTCTCAAAGAAAAGCTCCCTAAGTTCCTCCAGAAATGTGCTCAGGCATTCCAAAATGATAGGCGCTACAAGAATGATTTGCGCTACATTCGCGTTTGGTTGCAATTG ATGGATTTTGTGGATGATCCTAGAGTTGTATTAAGGACAATGGAAGCAAACTGCATAGGAACGAAGAAGTCACTGTTTTATCAGGCCTATGCTCTTTACTATGAGAAGGTAAAGAAGTTTGAGGAGGCTGATAAGATGTATCATTTAGGGGTACAGAA TCTTGCAGAGCCGATAGACGAATTACAAAAATCATATGAACAGTTTCTTCAACGCAAGGAGCgatacaagaaaaagaaaatccag CATTGTGAAAGGATGGCTGGAAAGGGGCTTCTCTCTGTTGGAAACCTCCATCCTAAGTATAATGATGTGAAAGTAAACATCAAAGATACCTGTGAAAGTAGCGAAGTTAGGCTGGCAGGGGCCTGCCTGGCGGAATCTTTACCTGCAACTCTACTTGTCTATGAAGATGTTCAGAACAAGGTCGTCAGGGAGGAGAGCTGTCATAATGAGATGCCAATTGGAGAACCAAACTGCACCAGGATGGCAGGTAACTTGCGCAATTTTGAGGTACCaagaaattcattttcaaagaaTGGAGTCGTGGGAGATACCGGATCTGAAAGCAATCTCAGCTGGCAAGATAATACTCGGTCAGAATCAGATGAACCTAACAAGTTTTGCAGTGATGATACAGTTGTTGTAAGGTTTGTAGGTACTGCTATTGTGGGGAAGTCCGAAGCAGAAGATGCACGCCATCACGGTCTGGTGGAACCGACTATAAACACAAAAGAAGCGTTGAACGCCATTAATAGCATGTTTCGAGAACCTCTGGAGCCACGAATTGTGATGAATAGGAAATTACCCCGAACAGAACTCAAAGCTGATCAGGGATTGGACAAAGGGTTTGGCGTGTTCATTGATGAGAACTTAAATGATGCTGGATTTGTTAACCGCAATGGAGAGAAGGGTTCTGAGTTGCTGAATTGTAATCGAGTTGCAATTACCCAGCCTTTCCAAAAACCACTTCAGatatatgttgatgatgatgaaaacAACGAAGTGGAGAGAAGTAATGGCAAACACGAGCATGAACATGATCCGGGGAGAAGCAAGGATGAACAACTGATGGTAtgtgataatattttttcttctttgcgAGTTAATAATGCATTTGTGTTTCCAAGCCCAGTGGATACAGAAGATCCTATTGATGTGGAAAGAGAGAGTTCAGCTCCTCAAGGAAGAGTTACAGAAGATACGGTGGTCTGCAGGTTTGTAGGGGCTACAATTTCAGATGAACCACAAGTGGAAAATGTTTGCCATCATGGCCTAGTAGATCCCACAATTAACTTGAAGGAGGCAATGGATGATATAAATAGCATGTTTGGGAAGCCAATAGATTTTGTTAGGACCAGAAAGAGGGCGAAGGCCAAAgacaaagccaaagccaaatcCAACGATGGGGGATTTGTAGTACTTGCTGACGATGACTTGGATTGTCATCATCAGCTGGCAACAGCCAAAAATGGAACTGATTTGGAGAAAAGGCATGACAAAGATCAAATTAGCAAGAATAACCATGGTGGGTTTATGGtgcttgctgctgctgctgctgcggacgatgatgatgatggtgtcAAAACGGAACGTGATCTGTTTGAGCCAACCATCTGTACAAAGGAAGCCATGGACGAGATAAACAAGATGTTTGGGATGCCATTGGACTTCTGA
- the LOC127809443 gene encoding uncharacterized protein LOC127809443 isoform X3 → MQHCERMAGKGLLSVGNLHPKYNDVKVNIKDTCESSEVRLAGACLAESLPATLLVYEDVQNKVVREESCHNEMPIGEPNCTRMAGNLRNFEVPRNSFSKNGVVGDTGSESNLSWQDNTRSESDEPNKFCSDDTVVVRFVGTAIVGKSEAEDARHHGLVEPTINTKEALNAINSMFREPLEPRIVMNRKLPRTELKADQGLDKGFGVFIDENLNDAGFVNRNGEKGSELLNCNRVAITQPFQKPLQIYVDDDENNEVERSNGKHEHEHDPGRSKDEQLMVCDNIFSSLRVNNAFVFPSPVDTEDPIDVERESSAPQGRVTEDTVVCRFVGATISDEPQVENVCHHGLVDPTINLKEAMDDINSMFGKPIDFVRTRKRAKAKDKAKAKSNDGGFVVLADDDLDCHHQLATAKNGTDLEKRHDKDQISKNNHGGFMVLAAAAAADDDDDGVKTERDLFEPTICTKEAMDEINKMFGMPLDF, encoded by the coding sequence ATGCAGCATTGTGAAAGGATGGCTGGAAAGGGGCTTCTCTCTGTTGGAAACCTCCATCCTAAGTATAATGATGTGAAAGTAAACATCAAAGATACCTGTGAAAGTAGCGAAGTTAGGCTGGCAGGGGCCTGCCTGGCGGAATCTTTACCTGCAACTCTACTTGTCTATGAAGATGTTCAGAACAAGGTCGTCAGGGAGGAGAGCTGTCATAATGAGATGCCAATTGGAGAACCAAACTGCACCAGGATGGCAGGTAACTTGCGCAATTTTGAGGTACCaagaaattcattttcaaagaaTGGAGTCGTGGGAGATACCGGATCTGAAAGCAATCTCAGCTGGCAAGATAATACTCGGTCAGAATCAGATGAACCTAACAAGTTTTGCAGTGATGATACAGTTGTTGTAAGGTTTGTAGGTACTGCTATTGTGGGGAAGTCCGAAGCAGAAGATGCACGCCATCACGGTCTGGTGGAACCGACTATAAACACAAAAGAAGCGTTGAACGCCATTAATAGCATGTTTCGAGAACCTCTGGAGCCACGAATTGTGATGAATAGGAAATTACCCCGAACAGAACTCAAAGCTGATCAGGGATTGGACAAAGGGTTTGGCGTGTTCATTGATGAGAACTTAAATGATGCTGGATTTGTTAACCGCAATGGAGAGAAGGGTTCTGAGTTGCTGAATTGTAATCGAGTTGCAATTACCCAGCCTTTCCAAAAACCACTTCAGatatatgttgatgatgatgaaaacAACGAAGTGGAGAGAAGTAATGGCAAACACGAGCATGAACATGATCCGGGGAGAAGCAAGGATGAACAACTGATGGTAtgtgataatattttttcttctttgcgAGTTAATAATGCATTTGTGTTTCCAAGCCCAGTGGATACAGAAGATCCTATTGATGTGGAAAGAGAGAGTTCAGCTCCTCAAGGAAGAGTTACAGAAGATACGGTGGTCTGCAGGTTTGTAGGGGCTACAATTTCAGATGAACCACAAGTGGAAAATGTTTGCCATCATGGCCTAGTAGATCCCACAATTAACTTGAAGGAGGCAATGGATGATATAAATAGCATGTTTGGGAAGCCAATAGATTTTGTTAGGACCAGAAAGAGGGCGAAGGCCAAAgacaaagccaaagccaaatcCAACGATGGGGGATTTGTAGTACTTGCTGACGATGACTTGGATTGTCATCATCAGCTGGCAACAGCCAAAAATGGAACTGATTTGGAGAAAAGGCATGACAAAGATCAAATTAGCAAGAATAACCATGGTGGGTTTATGGtgcttgctgctgctgctgctgcggacgatgatgatgatggtgtcAAAACGGAACGTGATCTGTTTGAGCCAACCATCTGTACAAAGGAAGCCATGGACGAGATAAACAAGATGTTTGGGATGCCATTGGACTTCTGA